One Paralysiella testudinis genomic window, ACCAGCGGCGGTAACTGCCATTGCGCCAGCAATTGGTTTACCGCTTTGAGCTTGTGCCGCCGTACCGGCTGGCCAAGCATTGCCGGTGCGTTCAGCGCAAAACGGCGGCTGCCCACAAGAAAATTCACCACTTCATCTATATCCAATTGGCCATTGGGGTGCAGGCGGATTTCGGTGGCGCTAGTGAGCCAGCCGCGGCCTTTGCGGTAGCATGGCTGTTGGTCGACCAAGCTGGGCTGCGCTTGGTAGCCGTGGGTGGCGGCCCAAGCGGCCAAATCGGCGGCGGCCTGTGCTTGCAGGCTTTCAGGCAGCATGATGCTGGCGTGCGGGTATTGCTGTTGCGCCTTGTCGGCCATCAACCATAACAACAACAAGCCCAGTGCGCCGCCAACCAACCCGCCTAAAACACTGAATATCAATATGCTGTGGTGCCCATATACTGCCTTTCGATTTAAATAAAAACGTGATTGAAGTAAAACGGAGTTTCTGCGCAGCTAAAACGCCGTTTCAGGCTGCCTGAAACGGCGTTGTCGGTTTAGTCGGCATTGGTTTGCTGCTGTAAAAATACATCCAGGCTTTCCAGCTCGCGCAGGTGACGCGACAATTCCTGTAAAGCGCCTTCGTAAACGCCGCGTTTGAAATCGATCACTTCGTCAATCGGCGCCCAGTATTGGTGCCAACGCCAAGCATCGAATTCGGGGTGGCTGGTGGCGCGCAAATGCACATCGCTTTCGCGGCCGATTAAACGCAGCAAATACCAGATTTGCTTTTGCCCACGGTAGGAGCCACGCCATTCGCGCTTCACCCAATGCGTGGGCACGTCATAGCGCAGCCAGTCGCGCGTGCGCCCTAGGATTTTTACATGATGAGGCAATAGCCCCACTTCTTCCAGCAGCTCGCGGTACATGGCGGCTTCCGGGCTTTCGCCCGGCTTGATGCCGCCTTGCGGAAACTGCCACGAATGCTCGCGCACGCGTTTGCCCCAAAACACTTCATTGCGCTCGTTGGTTAAAATAATGCCAACATTGGGGCGATATCCTTCTCTGTCCAACATCGCAGTGTCGCCCGTCAAAAATAAGGGCGATTTTCCCACAAAAGCCAAGGCGGCACCAGCGGTTTGCCCGGCTAAGGCGATGCTG contains:
- a CDS encoding RNA pyrophosphohydrolase — encoded protein: MLDREGYRPNVGIILTNERNEVFWGKRVREHSWQFPQGGIKPGESPEAAMYRELLEEVGLLPHHVKILGRTRDWLRYDVPTHWVKREWRGSYRGQKQIWYLLRLIGRESDVHLRATSHPEFDAWRWHQYWAPIDEVIDFKRGVYEGALQELSRHLRELESLDVFLQQQTNAD